A genomic stretch from Chloroflexota bacterium includes:
- a CDS encoding 2-oxoglutarate oxidoreductase translates to MQTVFQYPNALTDVTTHYCPGCTHGVIHRLIAETIDELGIREKTIGIAPVGCSVFIYNYFDVDFAEAAHGRAPAMATGIKRVRPDRVVFTYQGDGDLAAIGTGEIMHAAARGENITVFFVNNAIYGMTGGQMAPTTLPGMKTTSSPNGRDVELQGYPLRMTEIMATMPGVSYAVRRSVHDPGNINKTKKAIKTALQVQLNQAGFAMVEILSSCPTNWGVTPTEALQFVKNQMIPYFPLGDFKIADVVKALR, encoded by the coding sequence ATGCAAACGGTTTTTCAATATCCCAACGCGTTGACGGATGTGACGACGCACTATTGTCCGGGCTGTACGCACGGTGTCATCCATCGGCTCATCGCGGAAACGATTGACGAACTGGGAATTCGCGAAAAGACAATTGGCATCGCGCCGGTCGGCTGCTCGGTGTTCATCTACAACTATTTCGACGTTGACTTTGCCGAAGCGGCGCACGGGCGCGCGCCGGCGATGGCGACCGGCATCAAACGTGTGCGTCCCGACCGCGTCGTGTTCACGTATCAAGGCGACGGCGACCTTGCCGCGATTGGCACTGGCGAAATTATGCACGCCGCCGCGCGCGGTGAAAACATCACCGTGTTTTTTGTGAACAACGCGATCTATGGAATGACCGGCGGACAAATGGCGCCGACGACTTTGCCTGGGATGAAAACGACGTCGTCGCCGAACGGACGCGACGTCGAATTGCAAGGGTATCCGCTGCGTATGACCGAAATTATGGCGACGATGCCCGGCGTTTCGTACGCAGTGCGCCGCTCGGTGCACGATCCTGGGAATATCAACAAGACGAAAAAAGCGATCAAGACCGCGTTGCAAGTGCAACTCAACCAAGCCGGCTTTGCGATGGTCGAAATTTTGTCGTCGTGTCCGACGAACTGGGGCGTCACGCCGACCGAAGCGTTGCAGTTCGTTAAGAATCAAATGATTCCGTACTTTCCGCTCGGCGATTTCAAAATTGCCGATGTGGTCAAGGCGTTAAGGTAG
- the vorB gene encoding 3-methyl-2-oxobutanoate dehydrogenase subunit VorB, protein MKELWEGNQAIAEAALRAGMEAYFGYPITPQTELLEYLSKKMPTMKRAFVQAESEIGAINMVYGAACAGARAMSSSSSPGVSLMQEGLSYIAGSEVPVVIVDMMRGGPGLGNIAPSQADYFQLTKGGGHGDYHPIVLAPASVQEAVDLTYGAFDLAEKYRHIVIIAADGNIGQMMEPVELPPPHEVAKRERGWELTGASGRPHRFISSIHLQPEALHAFNVHLQDKQREIEKNEVRFAEYSMDDAEYVVVAFGSAARASQSAARWARAKGIRAGVFRPISLYPFPYARLTEIAQRVRAILVVEMNAGQMIEDVRLAVAERVPVKFFGRMGGLVPFPDEVLPEIEAMVER, encoded by the coding sequence ATGAAGGAACTCTGGGAAGGAAATCAGGCGATTGCCGAAGCCGCGCTGCGCGCGGGGATGGAAGCGTACTTTGGTTATCCCATTACACCGCAGACCGAATTGCTCGAGTACTTGTCAAAGAAAATGCCGACGATGAAGCGCGCGTTCGTGCAAGCCGAAAGCGAAATCGGCGCGATCAACATGGTGTACGGCGCGGCGTGCGCGGGCGCGCGCGCGATGTCGTCGTCGTCCAGTCCCGGCGTATCGTTGATGCAAGAGGGCTTGTCGTACATCGCAGGTTCCGAAGTGCCGGTCGTGATTGTGGACATGATGCGCGGCGGACCGGGTTTGGGCAATATCGCGCCCTCGCAAGCCGATTATTTTCAATTGACCAAGGGTGGCGGTCATGGCGACTATCATCCGATCGTGCTCGCGCCGGCATCGGTGCAAGAAGCGGTTGACCTGACTTATGGCGCGTTCGACCTCGCGGAAAAATATCGTCACATCGTCATCATCGCCGCTGATGGCAACATCGGACAGATGATGGAGCCGGTCGAATTGCCGCCGCCGCACGAGGTCGCCAAGCGCGAGCGCGGCTGGGAACTGACCGGCGCAAGCGGACGACCACATCGTTTTATCAGTTCGATTCATTTGCAGCCCGAAGCGTTGCACGCCTTCAATGTGCATTTGCAGGACAAGCAACGCGAGATTGAAAAGAACGAAGTGCGTTTTGCCGAGTACTCGATGGACGATGCCGAGTACGTCGTGGTCGCGTTCGGTTCGGCGGCACGCGCCTCGCAGAGCGCCGCGCGATGGGCGCGCGCGAAAGGCATCCGCGCCGGCGTGTTTCGCCCGATCTCGTTGTATCCGTTCCCGTACGCGCGGCTCACCGAGATTGCCCAACGCGTGCGCGCGATCCTTGTCGTCGAGATGAACGCGGGGCAGATGATCGAGGACGTGCGACTCGCGGTCGCGGAACGCGTGCCGGTGAAATTTTTCGGACGCATGGGCGGACTCGTGCCGTTCCCGGATGAAGTATTGCCGGAGATCGAAGCGATGGTGGAAAGATGA
- a CDS encoding 4Fe-4S dicluster domain-containing protein, producing MARGTIKIDENRCKGCELCTTVCPKDLIHMATHFSARGYRPAALVDPNEQCTGCLLCATICPDVAITVYREVRPRTMAAQPV from the coding sequence ATGGCACGAGGCACAATCAAAATAGATGAAAATCGTTGCAAGGGGTGCGAACTTTGCACGACGGTGTGTCCGAAAGATTTGATTCACATGGCGACGCACTTTTCGGCGCGCGGTTATCGTCCCGCCGCACTCGTAGATCCCAACGAGCAATGCACCGGTTGTTTGCTCTGCGCGACGATTTGTCCGGATGTCGCGATCACAGTGTATCGCGAGGTGAGACCCAGGACAATGGCGGCTCAACCAGTCTAG